TCAGTGCTCTCAAAGCAAAACTGGATGAACATACACACCCCAGCTACTCTACAGTGGACTCtgaataaattcaacaattactCTAAGCGGACCTCTGTTGTCCTCTTAGAGGCAGTTCTGGAATCTGCTTCTGCATATTCAAGAATTGCGCCGCTTCTTCTATAGGTGGCCTGCCATTGTTACAACACAAGGACGGAGGAGTTAAGGAGGCTATGGTGGGCTATAGCCTAgcttaagtaaaaaatatatatatatatatagattacaACCCCCATGCAAAACTTGGCAAATCCATCTCTTTTTCACTCTCTAATCTTCTTCTCCCTGCAACAATTTCTGAAACAAGCATTCCAAACCCGAAAACATCAGGTTTCTAGCCAAGATCTACCTCAAATTTTCTTGAAACAACCTGGAGATGACTCAACTCACCGTCACCAAAATCTTTAGTTTGTATCAATTAATTAACCCCTCAACTCtcataacatttaatttttgtcttttcctcaatttctgtaaatgtaaataaaataacggaacttaattaaaactagttacatgacccgcgCGATACTGCGGATCATGttaggtttttctgcaaagctatatgCAAGAGTCTTGTATTTGACTACAACACCtgatctaagagtaatatttataatatcaataataacattaaacttgtatgacccaagtttaagtgggtttggctgcaataccagactCAATAACATTAGATGCGAGTCTAGCTGCAAAgccgtgtcataaaagtgtgataattaaatatattaatgaaaaaaaaaaacaaagaaaaaaaaccaacaaaaaaaaaactaatgcaaaaaaagaaaaaaaatctgaattaactgagttaacccttcaaaccaggttaacgcGTCAAACAtaggattcgcgtcatgaaagtttgataactaaatagaaaaacaaattgacaggtttacccaaaattaactaggttaacctgttataccaagttaacctgtcaagcccgggatacgtgtcatgaaagtctgataattaaatagaaagaaatttaacattaataaactaaactaaatgaaaaaatattaattaaaaagaaaaaaaattcaggttaattcgtcaaatcaagttaactcatcaaactcgggatccatgtcatgaaaatatgataactaaataaaaaaaaataacatgaacaaactaaatcaaacaaaaaaaattaattttttttttaaaaaacagctcaatataataattattattataaaatcctCCCATTTAAAGTGCAGAACGTGAAAGGGGAAACAAGGATATCGTTATACCTGAGCTTCTCGAACCAGAGTCaactaattaaacttttgaGATTTGGCTTGGGATAGTTATCTtggtttcaaaaaatttcttaaatacACCACTTGTGTATGGAAGGTTTTACTTAATACCCAAGACTATCTTGTATATCATTAGTTGGAATCGTGGTATGCTGCATTtccgtgttatttttttaaaaaatatatttaaatattataagcatgttttaaagaaaaaaatttaataacctaGATTATATTCCCAATTAACCAAATAAGTTGGAATTATTTAGAtcatattagaaaaaacaaaagaaaaatgatagcaaataaaaaaatatatatataaaaaagtgatCGTAAAATAAACCGGAAACAAATCTTTATCCAAGAACagaaaaacaatgttatttattttctagctaATTAAACATGGTAGGATGAAatggagtaaaaaaaacaaaaaaaaaaactagtgcgAGCTAACATGATAGACATGTAATTTGATAGTTTGGATTAACCTGCAAAATTCACGTCTTAAGTCATTAGgtcatgataattttataaaaaaataaaatttaagaaaacaacaactattttttcaaaaaaaaaatgtcatttgatgatattgaaaaagaaaataaaacaaaaaaagagatgtcattttttattaattttttaaactcgtGACCTAGATTATCAGACCGAAAGCactatacatgaaaaaaatcatgaaactcaatccctaagaaatgaaaagttgaaggataaaaatcaagtaaataaataaattacacaaaaatattcaaaaataaaaaataaaaattaaaagaatgaggattaaaatagaaattaaaaaaataaattaaaaaaacaacaaaattttttaatttgagggttaaattgaaaataaaaaaaacattaacaaaataaaaaaaatcaaaagaataaggaccaaaatgataaaaataatacattataaacttggattgaaatgtcaaattttaaaatatatatataaaaggactaagaaaaaaatcaataataaaaagaataaggactaaattgaaaatataaatacatgacAAAACTGAAATtgaaggacaaaattgaaaagaaataaaacttccacaaaaaagtctaaggataaaaaataaaaaataaaaaataaaaagaaccgAGGTggaaaaaacttaaacaaagaGGACAAACCCACAATTTAAGGGAGAggggagagggaaaaaaaataaaaagtttcattGACAACAAACATCTGAACCACCAACGACACGTGTCGTACCATGAGAAGAGGACGTTGTGGCAAATCTTATGTCATGATAGAAAGGAAGGTTTTACCATCAGGAGGCACAACACGAGCTGCACAAAGTGCGTGAACACCTCCCTCGCgtcaataacttttaaaattttaatattatttaatttttattaaaagaccaTAACATcctccacaaaaaaataaaaaaaaaacaatatgaaaagacATGAAAGACCCTTGCATGAAGGGGTGTTTTTTACTTCAAtggaaattaaataattttattataaattcataaataaaaaagactatAACACCctcaacaaaacataataaataaccaaaaaacttCCTAGAGCATTTAAGTAATTTCACTCCgtattcaaaaggaaaaaactgaACTGCCCATGAACACCAGGCATATATTCCTTGACTTGAAAggctttttagtattttcactattaaaaaaaataaaaaataaaaaccctctTACCCCAAAAGCCAGGCTAATTGCATTATTACAATTTACAATGCCAGCTACAATAAACACACCTCCACACATGACATCAGCCCTTTTACTTCAATTTTGGTCACTCAAGACTTTATACTTGTAATAATTGATCATGCATGGTCCCTCCGTCTGTCACTAACATTGTAAGAGGCCTATTAATGATGTTCATTTCAAAAGATCAATGATATGAATTATGCCACAGGGAGGGTTAAGATTGATCTAGAAAAGAACAATAAATTGACtcaaaattgaattaaagaataaaaaatgaaaaagaaaaaattgaattaagcCTAAGTAATCTGCTCGCAGCTGCTGGAACGCGTACTTTCCATTGTAATGGTGCTTAATGTTTCTGTTTTGATCTTGCAAGCTCTGAAGAAATACATCTAGGAGAATAAACAGAAGATACGGATTCAAAAACAAGACCAGAAGATTAAATGTCCTCGGCTGGCTAGCTAACCAACTTCATTGAGTACAGCTGGGAATGTTCAACAGCACAGAGTACAGAttcatcaaaactaaaaggTTGAACTCACAGATTTAGAATCCAAGTCCATAATacaataagatttgaaaagaaaaagaaaagtgttgAAGGTTCACCTTTCACCATAAAGCAATTCGCTAAGATCAGGTTGCGAGCAAGATGATTCATTCACGAAAGGATGAGCTAAAAGCTCGGCAGCAGTTGGACGCATACTTGGATCTGGCTGCAGGCATTTCTTGATGAAGTCCTTCGAAGTTTGTGAGAGAGAATCAGGAATAATAGGTCCGGTGCCCTTTCTAATTGCACGTTCTAAGGCCCACGCATCCCTGACATTGTACTGTGGAGACTTTCCGGTCGACATTTCCACCACAGTGCATCCAAGGCTCCATGTATCAGCTCGAAAATCATACCCGCCACTTTTAGGATTAGCAACTTCGGGAGCCATCCATAATGAACTTCTCGAGCCAGGCTTCAAAGACTGACCATCTTCCATGAATTTAGACAGACCAAAATCAGCAAGTTTTATGTTTCCAAATTCGGTCACCAGTATGTTTGCACATTTAAGATCTCTATGAATCACATTACAACCATGAAGATACTTCAGACCTTGCAATATCTGTCGAGTGTAATGAGAAACTTGGGATTCCTTGAAAGGGAAATTCTTATATGCTTGTTCAAGGGTGCCATGACTTACAAGCTCTAGAAAAATGTAAAGCTTTTCTTCATCTTCGTCTGTTCCATAATACTGAATTATGTTTTCGTGATCCAAACCTGTCAATATAGAAATCTCGTTCCGGAGAGGGCCCAGACTTCTTTTATTACTAAGCGAAACTTCCTTCACAGCAAAAAATGATCCCTTTTCATTGGATCCTTTGTATACTGATCCAAATGAACCGCTTCCAATAAGACCACCCTTTTCCCAATTTGTAATTGCAAGACTTCGTCTACTAATCTGCCAAACAATTGGCAGAATCGTTATGCTTTTCACTTTGTCCATATCAATCCACAAGTGAACTGCAAAATCAGTGCATATCTGCTAATAATAAAATGGAATAGAAAAACTAGACCAACAGCCGGTTACCTTCTGTGTAAGAGAACAAACATTGCTCATTCTCGTTTCCTGTAAACGCTGTAAAGGAACTTCCTGAACTCTTGGATTGCTGAAAACATTATCTCCTTCTTGAATTGGATTGCTGGAAACATCAGCACCGTTTTGAACCCTTGGTTTACTGAAAAAATCATCACCTTCTCGACTTGGATTGCTGGAAACGTCAGCACCTTTTTGAACCCTTGGATTGCTGAAAAAATCATCACCTTCTTGACTTGGTTTGCTGGAAACGTCAGCAACTTGTTGAAGAACCCTCGGATTGCTGTTAACATCAGCATCCTCTTGACTTGGATTGCCGCCAACATCATCACCTTGTTGAACCCTTGGATTGTTATGAAGACATTAGACATGACATGAAATCAGCTCCAGAAATGAGTTCATTATAGTTAATTCAATGCAGTTGCATGTTATGTACTTATGCTATAGGTTTTCTATTGACATTTTcactattattttttgttttgagaaattatCAGTATCTAATTTCATGTATCAAACCAATAAAATCGTTAACGCATCATTAAATTTGTCCACATTATCTTTAGATTGatgtatttcttattatttcatTCCATAATCATCATTAAGATATGAAATATGAAAGGATGTCACATCATTTTGTGAtcggtgtattttttttattatttcattctataattataattatgctATTGAATCCTAAACATGAAGAGATTCGCATTCAAAACGTGACTCGTTAAATTGAAGATATGGACAAATCTAACGATTTGTAAATGTTTTATTAATCGTTTGCACGATCTTATGATAAACTAAATTCACCTAATAATTTGTCATTCATCTTTCAAACACTTCATAATAAAcattatatgaaattaatattgcACCGTACATATgagaaaaataaggataaaactGAATGTAAGATTACCCAATTTTCAGTCCAACATGTCCAGCAAAACGGGCGATCTTGACACCACAAGGCCCTCTCTTTTCGCGTACATGTGATGGACGACAGCCAggcgaaaaaaaatattccttcgACTTGGGAATCCTGGGAATGGGATGCTCTTCGAAGCACGATGTAGATTCTGCAAAATTCGGTGAACTTACATTGCTAGCAGAACTAGAGTTTAAAAGGTCATCGAGTGACCATCTAGAACAACCGGTAGCTTGTCTTCTCCGATAAGTCATTGGAGAAGACAAGGCAGGAGGACAAGAAGatcaaaagagagagaataggGAAGAGGAGAAAGGGTCAACTGAGGTGTGTCATGGGTGGGGGTTGAAAAGTGGTGGCGGTGGCAGGAAAGACGAGCGGAGTTTTCTTGAGAAGGAAGAAGAGATTAAGACAACTATTTTCCGTTCTCATGTCCAGTCTTTGGAGGCTCTAAGCAGGGTTTCGCGTTTCAGGTTTTGTTTAAGTTGGTccaaaagttattaaatcctgggcttagttcattttttattttgtgaaaatattcttatttaGTCCCTATGAAAAGAGATTTGGTGAATTAAATCCTATCTTCTCTAATTTAGTTCAATTAGATCCGATAGATAACTGCCATCCAATATCCGGGCATTATCGATGATGTTACGGTGGCGTTTTCTACGCCAATTCGAGACCCACCAAGGTCAGGTTCTATAATTATACTAAGTTTCTGTTAATTATCATTACTTTTGACAATAATTCAATTCATCTCTTTACAGCATTAACATTATTGCATAATAATGATTTCATTTACCACATCTGTTAGAAGTCCAAAGACTTAGACGCCACATGAATCACTTCCAATAAACATCTTTTAAAGGACAAAATTCGCTATGAATTTCGGATTATCAGatagaacaatattttttaaggatctATCATACAAGGGTATGGACACATATTATCACTAGTGTTGTCTATAAAAACACTAGTCATGTGGCACTACCTAAACTCCTTGTTTAGGAGGCTATGACGATGTTGTTATCCCTCATCAAAACAAGGGTTTTagtcatttatatatataatgcaagGATCACATCTCTTTCTAAGATATgcattttaaatgataaaactcACTAATGGCTAAATGGTTTTGGCTCGTCAGCTATAGTAATATATTTTGAGAGGCCTATCATGTGCGAGTATGGACACTGATCGCCAACTATGAAACCATCAACCATGTTGTGCTACTCGAGCCCCTTGTTTAGAGAGATATGATGATGTTATTATCGCACATCAACTAGGAAATGAGGGTCTTTGTTGCTTATATAGCAAAATGGTCACCTTTCTCTccaaaagatgtttttttaaggaCAACCTCCTTATGTGGCTATGTGGTTCTAGCCCATTAGCTAGGATAATAACTCTTGGGGAGCCTATCATGCGCAGCTAAGAGACAAGGGTCTTGATCGTTTATATAGCACAAGGTTCACCTCTTTTTCTAAAAGGcttttttgaaagacaaaacTCACCATGTGACTAGGTTTTCTCGGCCTGTCAATTCAAACAATCTCTCTTGAGAGACCTAATTCTGTATGGGTTCAATATcaatacttagaaaaaaaaattaaattttgacgAGTTTGAATGTTGTCTATCCTTAGCAGGTGGGACTCACCTCCTGCTTGGAACCGAAGGGTAAATCTAGATTGCAACGAAGGGTAAATCTAGATTGCAAGTATACACATATTTAGGAAATATTGTCCCTTTATTTGATCTATCAACGAGAGTATCCTTATCAAATTTGTGATATATTCTTAGGCATTGCTAGGAGTATATACCAGTTTAGGACTACACTCAAGAATAGAGGATCCgggatcaattttttaataagttagtGAAATATACTAAAGTATCACCTAGAAAATATGTCAGTTCAAAATTGTATCAGAGAGtggaaataaatatataagataacatatatttctaaaaaaaaataacattcttATCTGTGATGTGTTTTGTGATGTATTTTGAGATGGTTTGAGTGAGGGAGATTTTTTAACAACAGCTATGCATGATTCTCCAAGATCTCAAGGAACATGAAGAATTCATGTCTATAAGAGTTGAAGAAATAGTTAACACtttgaaagaaattgaactTGGTGATTTGTAGTTTGTGTAACACAGATAAATTGCAATTTTTCAGTGGATGCCAAACTAGAACATCGAGCTCACTCTTTTCTGGATTTCCTCTCGATCGAGGCTGACCATCTGTATAATTGacataaaactttttttctggAGAACACTGAAATAGAATGAATACAAGTCATGAACTTTTTTGGTGTATATACAATGCTTTTAGCTCATAGTCAAGTGGAGGAAGATGGCCATATCCTGTTCATTTTGGAAATTCCATCTGAGTTTTTCTCTGATCTGAACATCTCAACAGCTGGTGGACTTGCAAGGGAACCAAATGCTTCATTTCTCTCCCCTGCTCAGATTTGTTTCAACCCTGCAAAATGCCTTCTGTTTCCGGTTGTAGCCGTTTGGGCACACAGTTGTAATCCCATCGTAGTGGTTGggttttctttggattttttgtagcttcttcttcctcattttACAGAAGTCAATGTTCAGTTGGTTTCTTCTTATAGTGGCAAATTTAGGTTAGCATTTTAGGGTTTGAATTGAACTGTTATTCAAGCCCTGACTCTTGACTTGGACGAACTTTAATCTTCAGATGTACCAAATTGGAAGCAATCCAACAGCTCATTTTACTGCATCTCAACCTCAAGATGAGCAAACCCACTACTCCTTTTTATCTGTGTAGGACATTTCACTGCAAATTGAAGTTATTTTGCAAAAATCATGGATGTTCAGAAGAGCTCTTCATGAAAACTATATTCTAGTTTGCAAGAGACAGAGCAGTAGTGAAATAGCAGCATGCTACAAAAAATCACATAACATGAAAACAATGATAAATAATGGAGGATTTAGCCAAGAAGAACAACGAAACCACCCACCAAGCCAATcaaaaagatttcaaaaaacTAGTGAAACCCCAATACAAATTGCCTACTCTAGAGTTCCAAACCCCGTCAGGCTTAACTTTG
This DNA window, taken from Populus alba chromosome 17, ASM523922v2, whole genome shotgun sequence, encodes the following:
- the LOC118051921 gene encoding mitogen-activated protein kinase kinase kinase 3; protein product: MTYRRRQATGCSRWSLDDLLNSSSASNVSSPNFAESTSCFEEHPIPRIPKSKEYFFSPGCRPSHVREKRGPCGVKIARFAGHVGLKIGVQQGDDVGGNPSQEDADVNSNPRVLQQVADVSSKPSQEGDDFFSNPRVQKGADVSSNPSREGDDFFSKPRVQNGADVSSNPIQEGDNVFSNPRVQEVPLQRLQETRMSNVCSLTQKISRRSLAITNWEKGGLIGSGSFGSVYKGSNEKGSFFAVKEVSLSNKRSLGPLRNEISILTGLDHENIIQYYGTDEDEEKLYIFLELVSHGTLEQAYKNFPFKESQVSHYTRQILQDGQSLKPGSRSSLWMAPEVANPKSGGYDFRADTWSLGCTVVEMSTGKSPQYNVRDAWALERAIRKGTGPIIPDSLSQTSKDFIKKCLQPDPSMRPTAAELLAHPFVNESSCSQPDLSELLYGER